TCTGGCCCACCTGATTTCTGATCAACACCAATAATTCTTAACAATTGGTTAACCACAGCAACCTCGTCCTGATCATCAACCTCGGAAACCGTGGGGTTCACACCAAGGCCTTGTAATAACCTCTTCACGACATGGCACATGCAACACCCACGTCTCCCAAACACTATCACAGCATTCTCTGATACCAGTTTCCCCACATTTGTTGCATCAGCAACACTAGTTGTCGTGGTTGTGGCGGTGGTGGATGTGTCACGTGATAGACCGATGGTGGTCGGAAAATA
The sequence above is drawn from the Castanea sativa cultivar Marrone di Chiusa Pesio chromosome 5, ASM4071231v1 genome and encodes:
- the LOC142633952 gene encoding glutaredoxin-C9-like, whose product is MHQAIPYSYKTYFPTTIGLSRDTSTTATTTTTSVADATNVGKLVSENAVIVFGRRGCCMCHVVKRLLQGLGVNPTVSEVDDQDEVAVVNQLLRIIGVDQKSGGPDGSSVQFPVVFVGGKLFGGLERVMATHISGELVPVLKEAGALWL